In the genome of Variibacter gotjawalensis, one region contains:
- a CDS encoding glutathione S-transferase family protein — translation MITVHHLNNSRSQRILWLLEELSVPYEIKFYQRDPKTMLAPKELRAVHPLGKSPVITDDGGPAIAESGAIVEYIVERFGQGRLIPPAGTPERERYRMWMHYAEGSAMPPLLMKLVLSRIPRAAPALIRPLLNATMARAISGFIEPQLKNHANYWEGELGKSEWFAGNDFTAADIQMSFPLEAAAARGTGGARPKIDAFLKRIHARPAYQTAIEKGGPYELMR, via the coding sequence ATGATCACGGTCCACCATCTCAACAATTCGCGTTCGCAGCGCATCCTCTGGCTGCTCGAGGAATTGAGCGTTCCGTACGAGATCAAATTCTACCAGCGCGATCCGAAGACCATGCTGGCGCCGAAGGAACTGCGCGCTGTGCATCCGCTCGGCAAGTCGCCGGTGATCACCGACGACGGCGGACCGGCCATCGCGGAGTCAGGCGCGATCGTCGAATACATCGTGGAGCGTTTCGGGCAGGGCCGTCTCATTCCGCCGGCTGGCACCCCGGAACGCGAGCGCTACCGCATGTGGATGCATTACGCGGAGGGATCCGCGATGCCGCCGCTGTTGATGAAGCTAGTGCTGTCGCGCATTCCGCGCGCAGCGCCGGCGCTGATCCGGCCGCTGCTCAACGCGACGATGGCGCGCGCGATTTCGGGCTTCATCGAGCCGCAACTGAAGAACCATGCGAATTATTGGGAAGGCGAACTCGGCAAATCCGAATGGTTCGCCGGCAACGACTTCACGGCGGCCGATATCCAGATGAGCTTTCCGCTCGAAGCCGCGGCGGCGCGCGGCACCGGCGGCGCGCGTCCGAAAATCGACGCGTTCTTGAAGCGTATTCACGCTCGCCCGGCGTATCAGACGGCGATCGAGAAGGGCGGACCTTACGAACTGATGCGGTGA
- a CDS encoding DUF2306 domain-containing protein, whose product MSLQPLLAASPAIQAHAFAAMSAFVLGAVQLAAPKGTLPHRTLGWIWAALMLIVAVSSFWIQEIRLFGPWSPIHILSIISLISLPAGLWYAHRHNVRGHRITMISLYVGALIIAGIFTFMPGRIMHRVVFGA is encoded by the coding sequence ATGTCGCTTCAACCGCTCCTTGCCGCCTCGCCGGCCATCCAGGCGCACGCCTTCGCCGCCATGAGCGCCTTCGTTCTCGGGGCCGTCCAATTGGCCGCGCCGAAAGGCACCCTGCCGCACCGGACGCTCGGCTGGATTTGGGCGGCGTTGATGCTCATCGTCGCCGTGTCGTCGTTCTGGATTCAGGAGATCCGGCTATTCGGCCCGTGGAGCCCGATCCACATTCTCTCGATCATTTCGCTGATCAGCCTGCCGGCCGGGCTGTGGTACGCGCATCGCCATAACGTGCGCGGCCACCGCATCACGATGATCTCGCTCTATGTCGGCGCGCTGATCATCGCCGGCATTTTCACCTTCATGCCGGGCCGCATCATGCATCGCGTCGTGTTTGGGGCATAG
- a CDS encoding single-stranded DNA-binding protein: MAGSVNKVILIGNLGADPEIRRTQDGRPIANLRIATSENWRDKATGERREKTEWHRVVIFNEGLCKVVEQYVKKGSKLYIEGSLQTRKWQDQSGQDRYSTEVVLQGFNSVLTMLDGRGESSGSFGGGDYDSGSNNVDFGSSGPRSGGGGARKPAMAGAGGGRRDDMDDEIPF; this comes from the coding sequence ATGGCAGGTTCAGTCAACAAAGTGATTTTGATCGGCAACCTCGGCGCGGACCCGGAAATCCGCCGCACGCAGGATGGCCGCCCGATTGCAAACCTTCGGATTGCGACGTCGGAAAACTGGCGCGACAAAGCGACGGGTGAGCGCCGCGAGAAAACCGAATGGCACCGCGTGGTGATCTTCAACGAAGGTCTCTGCAAGGTGGTCGAGCAGTATGTGAAGAAGGGCTCGAAGCTCTACATCGAGGGCTCGTTGCAGACGCGGAAGTGGCAGGATCAATCCGGCCAGGATCGTTATTCGACCGAGGTCGTGCTGCAGGGCTTCAACTCGGTGCTGACGATGCTCGATGGACGCGGCGAAAGCAGCGGCTCGTTCGGCGGTGGCGATTACGACAGCGGCTCGAACAATGTCGACTTCGGTTCGTCCGGCCCGCGCAGCGGTGGCGGCGGTGCGCGCAAGCCCGCGATGGCCGGCGCCGGCGGTGGCCGTCGCGACGATATGGACGATGAGATTCCGTTCTAA
- a CDS encoding HdeD family acid-resistance protein has translation MTDATSTKPPITPVRPPRLRLHAIAKVWWLFLIRGIASIIFGVLTFMWPGLSLLTLVIFYGAFVLVDGIFALIAAAQGRGTEAMPTWWLVLIGLAGVIAGAGTFFYPGLTALLLVTFIGVWAIVRGVFEIVGAIQMRKEIDNEWWLVLSGIVSVLFGLIILIAPGPGAIGLAWAIGAFSLVIGVSLVAFSLRLRKHADHG, from the coding sequence ATGACAGACGCCACGTCGACCAAGCCACCGATCACTCCGGTCCGCCCGCCCCGCCTCCGCCTTCACGCTATCGCAAAGGTCTGGTGGCTGTTCCTCATTCGCGGCATCGCCAGCATCATCTTCGGCGTCCTCACCTTCATGTGGCCCGGCCTCAGCCTGCTGACGCTGGTGATCTTCTATGGTGCCTTCGTGCTGGTCGACGGCATCTTCGCTCTCATCGCCGCCGCGCAGGGCCGCGGCACCGAGGCGATGCCGACCTGGTGGCTTGTCCTCATCGGCCTCGCCGGCGTCATAGCGGGTGCCGGCACATTCTTCTATCCGGGTCTGACCGCGCTCCTGCTCGTCACCTTCATCGGCGTTTGGGCGATCGTTCGCGGCGTTTTCGAAATCGTCGGCGCGATTCAGATGCGCAAGGAAATCGACAACGAATGGTGGCTGGTCCTCTCCGGTATCGTCTCGGTGCTGTTCGGCCTCATCATTCTGATCGCGCCGGGCCCCGGCGCCATCGGCCTCGCCTGGGCGATCGGAGCCTTCTCGCTCGTCATCGGCGTTTCCCTGGTTGCGTTCTCGCTCCGTCTGCGTAAACACGCTGACCACGGATAA
- a CDS encoding putative quinol monooxygenase: protein MSRYVVWVEFDIDPEKFAAFMPLMETNAKASFNDEVGCQQFDLLRPADKPNAVALYEIYDDKAAFDVHLKSPHFLKFAEATKDMIVARRISTFHLD from the coding sequence GTGTCGCGTTATGTTGTGTGGGTCGAGTTCGACATCGATCCGGAAAAATTCGCTGCGTTCATGCCGCTGATGGAGACAAACGCCAAGGCGTCATTCAACGATGAGGTCGGCTGCCAGCAGTTCGACCTCCTGCGTCCGGCCGACAAGCCGAACGCCGTCGCGCTGTACGAGATCTACGACGACAAGGCGGCGTTCGACGTGCATCTCAAATCGCCGCACTTCCTGAAATTCGCCGAAGCGACGAAAGACATGATCGTCGCCCGCCGCATCAGCACGTTCCACCTCGACTGA
- a CDS encoding TetR/AcrR family transcriptional regulator has product MNEKLGAADWIKAGYSALRTEGYGALKADVLAKRLNVSRGSFYWHFSDIAAFHHAVIKHWRDRATEVVITELQKQPAGRARLEWLLRGALHSDAAAEPAMRAWAAHDEAAAKAVAAVDRRRRGTIVKLLEEQGVDPARAKALAAIFYWTYLGGTLTSRKLPAREVDTVVEELLALARPRS; this is encoded by the coding sequence ATGAACGAAAAACTTGGCGCGGCGGATTGGATCAAGGCCGGCTATTCGGCATTACGCACCGAAGGTTACGGGGCGTTGAAGGCAGACGTTCTGGCCAAGCGGCTCAACGTGTCGCGCGGAAGTTTTTATTGGCATTTCAGCGACATCGCGGCGTTTCATCATGCCGTGATTAAGCATTGGCGTGATCGAGCCACCGAAGTTGTCATCACCGAATTGCAGAAGCAACCGGCCGGCCGCGCGCGGCTCGAATGGCTGCTGCGCGGCGCGCTGCATTCGGACGCCGCGGCTGAGCCGGCGATGCGCGCATGGGCGGCGCATGACGAGGCGGCAGCGAAAGCCGTTGCGGCGGTCGATCGCCGCCGCCGCGGTACGATCGTCAAATTGCTGGAAGAGCAGGGCGTCGATCCTGCACGCGCAAAAGCGCTCGCCGCGATTTTCTACTGGACGTATCTCGGCGGTACGCTGACGAGCCGAAAGCTTCCGGCTCGCGAGGTCGACACCGTCGTCGAAGAACTGCTCGCGCTGGCGCGTCCGCGTTCTTGA
- a CDS encoding hydroxypyruvate isomerase family protein, whose translation MPKFSANLGFLWPDRPLLERIAAAGAAGFKAVELHWPYDTPAAEVKAACAKAGVKLLGINTSPGDAAKGERGLGAVAGREKEFQAFVDQSVAWAREAGATAIHCMAGNLPPAEAAKGAETFVKNLREASEKAPELTLLLEGLNPRDAPGYFYHTIARKAEIIEMTGKPNVKIMFDVYHVGVSEGDVLTKLRKFMPLIGHVQIAAVPSRAEPDEGEINYQVIYAELDALKYDGWVGAEYKPRGTTDAGLGWMKAAG comes from the coding sequence ATGCCGAAATTCTCAGCCAATCTCGGATTTCTCTGGCCGGATCGTCCGCTGCTCGAACGCATCGCGGCGGCGGGCGCGGCCGGGTTCAAGGCTGTCGAGTTGCATTGGCCTTACGACACGCCGGCCGCCGAGGTGAAGGCGGCGTGCGCGAAAGCGGGCGTGAAGTTGCTCGGCATCAATACTTCGCCGGGCGATGCCGCGAAAGGCGAGCGCGGGCTCGGCGCGGTTGCGGGGCGCGAGAAGGAGTTTCAGGCGTTCGTCGATCAATCCGTCGCGTGGGCGCGCGAAGCAGGCGCGACCGCGATCCACTGCATGGCCGGCAACCTGCCGCCGGCTGAGGCCGCGAAAGGCGCCGAGACGTTCGTGAAGAACTTGCGCGAGGCGTCCGAGAAAGCGCCGGAGCTGACGCTGCTGCTTGAAGGGCTTAACCCGCGGGATGCACCGGGCTATTTCTATCACACGATCGCGCGTAAGGCTGAGATCATCGAGATGACCGGCAAGCCGAACGTGAAAATCATGTTCGACGTCTATCATGTCGGTGTCAGCGAGGGGGACGTGCTGACCAAGCTGCGCAAGTTCATGCCGCTGATCGGGCATGTGCAGATTGCGGCCGTGCCGTCGCGCGCCGAGCCGGACGAGGGCGAGATCAACTATCAGGTGATCTATGCCGAACTGGATGCGCTGAAGTACGACGGTTGGGTCGGGGCCGAATACAAGCCGCGCGGCACGACCGACGCGGGGCTCGGCTGGATGAAGGCTGCGGGTTAA
- a CDS encoding aldolase: MSEQAVRDALVKWGRSLFERGLTAGSSGNISVKLDDGFLVTPTNSCLGFLEASRISKLAPDGKHVSGAAPTKELPLHFAFYEARPQAKAVVHLHSTYATLLSCLADADPNDAIPPITPYVVMRVGRVPIVPYTKPGSPEVAPYIRDKAPEHAAILLGNHGPVVAGPSLEAAVFAAEELEETAKLVILARGLNVRHLPAEAIADLNASFKLK, encoded by the coding sequence ATGAGCGAGCAGGCGGTACGCGATGCGCTGGTGAAGTGGGGGCGCTCGCTGTTCGAGCGCGGGCTCACGGCGGGATCGTCCGGCAACATCTCGGTGAAGCTCGACGACGGCTTTCTGGTAACGCCGACGAATTCGTGTCTCGGGTTTCTTGAAGCTTCACGCATTTCCAAACTTGCGCCCGATGGCAAGCACGTTTCGGGCGCTGCGCCGACGAAAGAATTGCCGCTGCACTTTGCGTTTTACGAGGCGAGGCCGCAGGCGAAGGCCGTCGTGCATCTGCATTCGACCTACGCGACGCTGCTGTCGTGTCTCGCCGATGCCGACCCTAACGACGCGATCCCGCCGATCACGCCGTATGTCGTGATGCGCGTCGGACGCGTGCCGATCGTGCCGTATACGAAACCGGGATCGCCGGAGGTCGCACCTTACATTCGCGACAAGGCGCCGGAGCATGCGGCGATCCTGCTCGGTAATCACGGGCCGGTCGTCGCGGGGCCGTCGCTCGAGGCCGCAGTATTCGCGGCGGAAGAACTCGAGGAAACCGCGAAGCTCGTGATCCTCGCGCGCGGGCTCAACGTGCGGCACCTGCCGGCCGAGGCGATTGCCGATCTCAACGCCAGTTTCAAACTCAAATAA
- the otnK gene encoding 3-oxo-tetronate kinase, whose product MLLGAIADDFTGASDLANTLAKGGMKTVQFVGVPREKGIACDAGVVALKTRSIAVKDAVAQSIEALDWLLAQGCEQILFKYCSTFDSTKEGNIGPVAEALLDKMKAPIAVVCPVFPATGRTLFDGHLFVLGKLLSESGMEKHPLTPMTDPNIQRWLRYQTKGEVGLVPYSTVRQGSAAIKTTLDKLAGEGTRLAVVDAVADEDLLAIGSAITGHKLVTGGSGIALGLPENFRKAGKLGAQGSAFSATSGPGVVLSGSCSNQSRAQVVAYTAKHPGIHVAPDELMSGAMSVDRAFTEAMQRLAHQPMIYTTADPAEVGDAQKRYGREKIAEAIEDFFGELAVRLAHAGARRIVVGGGETSGAVVTALEIDAFAIGPEIAPGVPALAETGERGLRLALKSGNFGGTDFYDDALGVLGKA is encoded by the coding sequence ATGCTGCTGGGCGCAATCGCGGATGATTTCACGGGCGCGAGCGATCTTGCGAACACACTCGCGAAGGGCGGGATGAAAACCGTGCAGTTCGTCGGCGTGCCGCGCGAGAAGGGGATCGCGTGCGATGCCGGAGTCGTTGCGCTCAAAACGCGTTCGATCGCCGTGAAAGATGCGGTCGCGCAATCGATCGAAGCGCTCGATTGGCTGCTCGCGCAAGGCTGCGAGCAGATCCTGTTCAAATACTGTTCGACATTCGACTCGACGAAAGAAGGCAACATCGGTCCAGTCGCGGAAGCGCTACTCGACAAGATGAAAGCGCCGATCGCGGTCGTCTGTCCGGTGTTTCCGGCGACCGGACGCACGCTGTTCGACGGGCATCTCTTCGTGCTCGGAAAATTGCTTTCGGAGTCCGGAATGGAGAAACATCCGCTGACGCCGATGACCGACCCGAACATTCAGCGGTGGCTACGTTATCAGACGAAGGGCGAGGTCGGACTTGTACCGTATTCGACGGTGCGACAGGGCAGTGCAGCGATCAAAACCACGCTCGATAAACTCGCGGGCGAGGGTACACGGCTCGCTGTGGTAGATGCGGTGGCAGATGAGGATCTGCTGGCGATAGGCAGCGCGATCACGGGCCACAAGCTGGTGACGGGTGGTTCTGGCATTGCTCTCGGGTTGCCGGAGAATTTTCGCAAGGCCGGAAAGCTCGGCGCACAAGGATCGGCGTTTTCGGCGACGAGCGGGCCGGGCGTTGTGTTGTCGGGGAGCTGTTCCAACCAATCGCGTGCGCAGGTCGTCGCCTACACGGCGAAACATCCGGGCATTCACGTTGCGCCGGATGAGTTGATGAGCGGCGCGATGTCGGTCGATCGTGCGTTCACGGAAGCAATGCAGCGCCTCGCGCATCAGCCGATGATCTACACCACCGCCGATCCGGCGGAAGTCGGCGACGCACAGAAACGCTACGGGCGCGAGAAGATCGCGGAAGCGATCGAGGATTTCTTCGGCGAGCTTGCGGTGCGGTTAGCGCATGCGGGGGCTCGCCGGATCGTCGTGGGCGGCGGCGAAACGTCGGGTGCTGTCGTCACCGCGCTGGAGATCGATGCATTCGCGATCGGACCCGAGATCGCGCCGGGGGTGCCGGCGCTGGCGGAAACCGGAGAGCGCGGGCTGCGCCTTGCGCTGAAATCCGGCAATTTCGGCGGTACCGATTTTTATGACGACGCGCTCGGCGTGTTGGGCAAAGCATGA
- a CDS encoding benzoate/H(+) symporter BenE family transporter, with protein MHQPVAEPRSLAADWSTQAAVMGLIVAIVGYGSSVAIVVQGLTSVGATREQVISGLILVSLAKGLVAVWASWTTRMPISIAWTTPGLALVATTGAMAGGFPAAVGAFIVAALAIAVTGVWKPLGELVARIPKPIANAMLAGVLFKFCLAPFVALGQVPLTALAVLVVFLVMTRVAKLYAVPVAVVVALVATALTSGGAAMPAQVLPHVEFVAPVFALDALISIALPLYLVTMASQNIPGITVLHTFGYQPNAGKILMATGLASAGTALGGAPTINFAAITAAMCAGPDAHPDPARRYIAGIMAGVGYMTLGLFSAITVSVMLGSPPVLILAVAGLALLGSFGGALNAALGDETMRLPAMATLLTTASGLSIFGVGSAFWGLVIGVAFAVVLRWR; from the coding sequence TTGCACCAGCCTGTTGCAGAACCGCGCTCCCTCGCGGCCGATTGGTCGACCCAAGCGGCTGTGATGGGTCTCATCGTCGCGATCGTCGGCTATGGCAGTTCGGTCGCGATTGTCGTGCAGGGGCTGACCTCGGTCGGTGCGACGCGCGAGCAGGTGATCTCCGGACTCATCCTGGTTTCGCTGGCGAAGGGGCTCGTCGCCGTCTGGGCAAGCTGGACGACGCGCATGCCCATTTCAATCGCTTGGACGACGCCGGGGCTCGCGCTCGTCGCCACGACAGGCGCGATGGCGGGCGGATTTCCGGCAGCAGTCGGCGCCTTCATCGTGGCGGCGCTGGCTATAGCGGTTACGGGTGTGTGGAAACCCCTCGGCGAGCTCGTCGCGCGCATCCCGAAGCCTATTGCGAATGCGATGCTGGCGGGCGTGTTGTTCAAGTTCTGCCTCGCGCCTTTCGTCGCGCTCGGGCAGGTGCCGCTGACCGCGCTCGCGGTGCTGGTCGTGTTTCTGGTGATGACCCGCGTCGCGAAGCTTTACGCGGTGCCGGTGGCGGTGGTCGTCGCGTTGGTGGCGACGGCGTTAACGTCCGGTGGTGCCGCGATGCCCGCACAGGTGTTGCCGCATGTTGAGTTCGTCGCGCCGGTCTTCGCGCTCGACGCGCTGATCTCAATTGCGCTGCCGCTGTACCTCGTGACGATGGCGTCGCAGAATATTCCGGGCATCACTGTGCTGCACACCTTCGGCTATCAGCCGAATGCCGGGAAGATTTTGATGGCGACCGGTCTTGCCTCCGCCGGCACAGCGCTCGGCGGGGCACCGACGATCAACTTCGCGGCGATCACGGCCGCGATGTGCGCGGGGCCGGATGCGCATCCCGATCCGGCAAGGCGTTACATCGCCGGCATCATGGCGGGCGTCGGTTACATGACGCTCGGCTTGTTCTCGGCGATCACGGTTTCGGTAATGCTCGGATCGCCGCCCGTGCTGATCCTCGCTGTTGCGGGACTGGCGCTGCTTGGATCGTTCGGCGGCGCGCTCAACGCAGCGCTCGGCGACGAGACGATGCGCTTGCCCGCGATGGCAACGCTGTTGACGACGGCGTCCGGGCTTTCGATTTTTGGGGTCGGCTCGGCGTTTTGGGGTTTGGTGATAGGGGTCGCGTTCGCGGTCGTACTGCGCTGGCGATGA
- a CDS encoding SDR family NAD(P)-dependent oxidoreductase has translation MRLKDKIAVIIGAGQGPGTGMGNGRATAIRFAQEGATVLCADRDLKSAEETVAWVAKEAKGAGKAAALEADVMTEASMQAMVKHAADTYGRIDVLHYNVGVSLGGGDASPTEITVEAFDRVVAINLRGMVLAAKHALPVMRKQQSGVILGISSVAAWEVYPYVTYKATKAAMVAYIQQLAIHNAEHGVRANVILPGLMDTPMAVDTRARHAGKTRDEIAAARDAKVPLRRKMGTAWDVANAALFLASDEANFITGVSLPVDGGALVNVG, from the coding sequence ATGCGCCTGAAAGATAAGATCGCGGTCATCATCGGTGCGGGCCAGGGGCCGGGCACCGGCATGGGCAACGGGCGCGCGACGGCGATCCGTTTTGCGCAAGAGGGTGCGACGGTGCTGTGCGCCGACCGCGACCTCAAGTCGGCCGAGGAGACGGTCGCGTGGGTCGCAAAGGAAGCAAAGGGCGCCGGCAAAGCGGCCGCACTCGAAGCCGACGTGATGACGGAAGCCTCCATGCAAGCGATGGTAAAGCATGCGGCGGACACATATGGCCGCATCGACGTGCTGCACTACAACGTTGGCGTCAGCCTCGGCGGCGGCGATGCCTCGCCGACCGAGATCACCGTGGAAGCGTTCGATCGTGTCGTCGCGATCAACCTGCGCGGCATGGTGCTCGCCGCAAAGCATGCGCTCCCGGTGATGCGGAAGCAACAGAGCGGCGTCATCCTCGGTATATCTTCGGTCGCGGCGTGGGAGGTTTATCCTTACGTCACCTACAAGGCGACGAAGGCCGCGATGGTCGCGTACATTCAGCAGCTCGCCATCCATAACGCCGAGCATGGCGTGCGCGCCAATGTGATCCTGCCGGGCTTGATGGATACGCCGATGGCGGTGGACACCCGTGCGCGTCACGCCGGTAAAACCCGTGACGAGATCGCCGCCGCGCGCGACGCGAAAGTGCCGCTGCGCCGCAAGATGGGAACGGCGTGGGATGTCGCCAATGCGGCGCTGTTTCTTGCCTCGGACGAGGCGAATTTCATCACGGGCGTTTCGTTGCCGGTCGACGGCGGCGCGCTGGTGAATGTGGGGTAG
- a CDS encoding sensor histidine kinase, giving the protein MPAEAAELIITERLQHRGPGKPDYVQEKVALRELAHLMADNPSEVLPRLVELAMRICDAESAGISLLEPATETFRWMALAGKFQVFEGATTPRYDSPCGVCLDQARPILMQHPEREYAWIREADLVVPEVLLVPLLMNGKIQLGTLWVIARAGKALNDGDARILTELAVFSGIALQVIQTERNLTRALEQQETLTEEMGHRVKNLFAIADGMVRASARGATTPAEMAKNLSGRLHALADANALVHRSFDPDGVERSGAELSALIVSILKPYGHSGRVAGPEVKLGDNSTNAIALVFHELATNSAKYGALGAERGEVSVEWNVVDGVIQLSWQESGGPAISIKPTRKGFGSTLVERTVRNNGGAIDFDWQPAGARIAIAVPLASLQR; this is encoded by the coding sequence GTGCCGGCCGAAGCAGCGGAATTGATCATAACCGAGAGGCTGCAGCATCGCGGTCCGGGAAAGCCTGACTACGTCCAGGAAAAGGTCGCGCTGCGGGAGCTTGCGCACCTGATGGCGGATAATCCGTCCGAGGTGCTGCCGCGCCTCGTCGAACTCGCGATGCGCATCTGCGACGCGGAGTCCGCCGGCATCAGTCTGCTCGAGCCCGCGACCGAAACGTTCCGCTGGATGGCGCTGGCCGGAAAGTTCCAAGTGTTTGAGGGCGCGACGACGCCGCGCTACGACAGCCCATGCGGTGTTTGTCTCGACCAAGCGCGGCCGATTTTGATGCAGCATCCGGAGCGAGAATACGCCTGGATCCGCGAGGCTGACCTCGTCGTGCCGGAGGTGTTGCTAGTGCCGCTCCTGATGAACGGCAAAATCCAGCTCGGCACATTGTGGGTTATCGCGCGCGCCGGCAAAGCGTTGAACGACGGCGACGCGCGTATTCTGACCGAGCTCGCCGTCTTCTCCGGCATCGCGCTGCAGGTGATCCAGACTGAACGCAATCTCACGCGTGCGCTCGAGCAGCAGGAAACTCTGACGGAGGAGATGGGTCATCGCGTCAAAAACCTCTTTGCGATTGCGGACGGCATGGTGCGGGCAAGCGCGCGCGGCGCGACGACGCCCGCCGAGATGGCAAAGAATCTCTCCGGACGCCTGCATGCGCTCGCCGACGCGAATGCGCTCGTGCATCGCTCGTTCGATCCGGATGGTGTCGAGCGCAGCGGCGCGGAGCTGAGCGCACTGATCGTGTCGATCCTGAAACCGTATGGCCACAGCGGCCGTGTTGCCGGACCTGAGGTCAAGCTTGGCGACAACTCGACCAACGCCATTGCGCTCGTGTTTCACGAGCTGGCAACGAACTCGGCGAAATACGGCGCTCTCGGCGCGGAGCGCGGCGAAGTTTCCGTCGAGTGGAATGTCGTCGACGGCGTGATCCAGCTTAGCTGGCAAGAAAGCGGCGGACCCGCGATCAGCATCAAGCCGACGCGCAAGGGTTTCGGTTCGACGCTGGTGGAGCGAACCGTACGTAATAACGGCGGCGCAATCGACTTCGATTGGCAGCCCGCTGGTGCGCGCATAGCAATCGCGGTTCCGCTCGCCTCGCTGCAGCGGTAA